The following proteins are encoded in a genomic region of Candidatus Omnitrophota bacterium:
- the nirD gene encoding nitrite reductase small subunit NirD: MPDYIKVCSIKELPEGQCKTVKCGETEVAVFHVKGQYYAIGNTCPHMGGPLCEGEVEDQEVVCPWHGWSFDLESGVSPVNPNASVPVFKVKIEGEDVLVSGTGA; the protein is encoded by the coding sequence ATGCCCGACTACATCAAAGTCTGTTCAATTAAAGAACTGCCCGAAGGCCAGTGCAAGACCGTGAAATGCGGTGAGACCGAAGTGGCGGTTTTCCATGTGAAGGGGCAGTACTATGCTATCGGCAATACGTGCCCGCACATGGGCGGGCCGCTCTGCGAAGGCGAAGTCGAGGATCAAGAAGTGGTGTGCCCTTGGCACGGGTGGAGCTTTGATTTGGAGAGCGGCGTGTCTCCGGTGAACCCCAATGCCTCGGTTCCGGTCTTTAAAGTCAAAATCGAAGGCGAGGATGTCCTGGTGTCAGGCACCGGTGCCTGA